From a single Nitrogeniibacter mangrovi genomic region:
- the dsbD gene encoding protein-disulfide reductase DsbD, giving the protein MTRSHRLLALVTFALLALVRIAWAAPELLPPEKAYRASLVTRAPDRLEVRFQIEDGYYLYKKQFRFRAEPDTVQVGPAELPPGKVKQDEFFGEVETYRHELVFALPVKAPPEVTRFQLTVISQGCADIGVCFPPHPQTLEVDLTRSVADAAKGGLLGRLGIGTEAEPAMDTPGANTPATAAPAAAPATTTTTGDESGRIAGLFAHQSLPLVLLSFFGFGLLLAFTPCTFPMIPILSGIIVGHGHRITRGRAFTLSLAYVLGMAVTYALAGVAAGMSGTLLSAALQNVWVLSAFALLFVLLSLSMFGFYELQLPTALQSKLSDTASHEKGGSLHGVIVMGVLSALIVGPCVAAPLAGALLYIAKTGNATLGGLALFAMALGMGAPLLAVGVAARSVLPKAGPWMEGVKKAFGVILLALAVWMVSPVVPPVVPMVAWGVLLVFSGIFLHALDSLPPHARSWQRFWKGVGVIALLVGAALLIGALSGARNPLQPLAALRATGVATATPAPAFERVRSVAELDARVAASKRPVMLDFYADWCVSCKEMEAFTFSDPGVQARMGRMLLLKADVTENNADDQALLKRFDLFGPPGIIFFRPGGEEVTSQRVVGFMPAEAFAAQLDAVLGR; this is encoded by the coding sequence ATGACCCGATCTCATCGCCTGCTCGCCCTCGTCACCTTTGCCCTGCTCGCCCTGGTGCGCATCGCCTGGGCGGCCCCCGAGCTGCTGCCGCCCGAAAAGGCCTACCGCGCCAGCCTGGTCACCCGAGCGCCGGACCGGCTCGAGGTGCGCTTCCAGATCGAGGACGGCTACTACCTCTACAAGAAGCAGTTCCGCTTCCGGGCCGAGCCGGACACGGTCCAGGTCGGCCCGGCCGAGCTGCCGCCGGGCAAGGTCAAGCAGGACGAGTTCTTCGGCGAGGTGGAAACCTACCGGCACGAACTGGTCTTCGCGCTGCCGGTGAAGGCGCCGCCCGAGGTGACCCGTTTCCAGCTCACGGTGATCAGCCAGGGCTGCGCGGACATCGGCGTGTGCTTCCCGCCCCATCCGCAGACGCTCGAGGTGGATCTGACCCGCAGCGTCGCGGACGCCGCGAAGGGCGGCCTCCTGGGCCGCCTCGGCATCGGCACCGAAGCCGAACCGGCCATGGATACGCCGGGGGCAAACACACCCGCCACCGCGGCCCCCGCTGCCGCACCCGCAACGACCACCACGACGGGCGATGAATCCGGCCGCATCGCCGGCCTGTTCGCCCACCAGAGCCTGCCCCTGGTGCTGCTGTCCTTCTTCGGTTTCGGCCTGCTGCTGGCGTTCACGCCCTGCACGTTCCCGATGATCCCCATTCTCTCGGGCATCATCGTCGGCCACGGCCACCGGATCACCCGCGGACGCGCCTTCACGCTGTCACTGGCGTATGTGCTGGGCATGGCGGTCACCTATGCCCTCGCCGGCGTCGCCGCCGGCATGTCGGGCACCCTGCTGTCGGCTGCGCTGCAGAACGTGTGGGTGCTCTCGGCCTTCGCCCTGCTCTTCGTGCTGCTGTCCCTGTCCATGTTCGGCTTCTATGAACTGCAGTTGCCCACGGCCCTGCAGAGCAAACTCTCCGATACCGCCAGCCATGAGAAGGGCGGCTCGCTGCACGGGGTGATCGTCATGGGCGTGCTCTCGGCGCTCATCGTCGGCCCCTGCGTGGCGGCGCCGCTGGCCGGCGCCCTGCTCTACATCGCCAAGACCGGCAACGCGACGCTCGGCGGCCTCGCCCTGTTCGCCATGGCGCTGGGCATGGGCGCCCCGCTACTGGCGGTGGGGGTGGCGGCGCGCTCGGTGCTGCCCAAGGCCGGGCCGTGGATGGAGGGGGTCAAGAAGGCCTTCGGCGTCATCCTTCTGGCGCTGGCGGTGTGGATGGTCTCGCCGGTGGTGCCGCCCGTGGTGCCCATGGTCGCCTGGGGCGTGCTGCTGGTGTTCTCGGGCATCTTCCTGCATGCGCTCGATTCGCTGCCCCCGCACGCCCGCAGCTGGCAGCGCTTCTGGAAAGGCGTCGGCGTCATCGCCCTGCTCGTGGGAGCGGCCCTGCTGATCGGCGCGCTGTCGGGCGCACGCAACCCCCTCCAGCCGCTGGCCGCTCTGCGCGCCACCGGCGTGGCCACCGCGACGCCGGCGCCGGCCTTCGAGCGGGTCCGCTCGGTGGCCGAGCTGGACGCGCGCGTGGCCGCCTCGAAACGCCCCGTCATGCTCGACTTCTATGCCGACTGGTGCGTCTCCTGCAAGGAGATGGAAGCGTTCACCTTTTCCGACCCCGGGGTGCAGGCACGCATGGGGCGGATGCTGCTGCTCAAGGCGGACGTGACCGAAAACAACGCCGACGACCAGGCCCTGCTGAAGCGCTTCGACCTGTTCGGCCCACCGGGCATCATCTTCTTCCGCCCCGGTGGTGAAGAGGTGACGAGCCAGCGCGTGGTCGGCTTCATGCCGGCCGAGGCCTTCGCCGCCCAGCTGGACGCGGTCCTCGGCCGCTGA
- the cutA gene encoding divalent-cation tolerance protein CutA, with amino-acid sequence MTDTPDEVLLVLTNLPDADTAQALANALIEARVAACVNILAPATSVYRWQGKVSTDTEVPLLIKTTRAAYPMLASAIRAGHPYELPEIIAVPVTGGLPDYLDWVRDETRAAR; translated from the coding sequence ATGACCGACACGCCCGACGAGGTCCTCCTCGTGCTCACCAACCTGCCCGACGCGGACACCGCCCAAGCGCTGGCGAACGCGCTGATCGAAGCCCGGGTGGCCGCCTGCGTGAACATCCTCGCGCCGGCCACCTCGGTCTATCGCTGGCAGGGAAAGGTGAGCACCGATACCGAAGTGCCGCTGCTGATCAAGACCACCCGCGCTGCCTATCCGATGTTGGCATCGGCGATCCGCGCCGGTCATCCATACGAACTGCCCGAAATCATCGCCGTCCCCGTCACCGGGGGCCTGCCCGACTACCTGGACTGGGTGCGTGACGAAACCCGCGCTGCCCGCTGA
- a CDS encoding ABC transporter permease: MSVHAHPFRLPRLSWRFTAVWARNYGVWRKLAAPSLLGNLADPMIYLLGLGYGLGALVKTVEGMPYVNFLAAGMVCFSSMNTASFETLYSAFSRMHVQRTWEGIMHAPLTLDDVVLAEMMWAASKAALSGTAILLVVALFGFTTSPAALAVVPLIFLIGLTFSAMGLVVTALAPNYDFFMYYFTLFITPMALLSGVFFPLDQLPAALQIGAQLLPLAHAVALARPLMLGELPGAVLPHLAVLVAYAAGAFWLAVALTRRRLLT; encoded by the coding sequence ATGTCCGTTCATGCCCACCCCTTCCGGCTGCCCCGCCTGTCCTGGCGGTTCACTGCCGTGTGGGCGCGCAACTACGGGGTCTGGCGCAAGCTGGCGGCGCCCTCGCTGCTGGGCAATCTGGCCGATCCGATGATCTACCTACTCGGCCTGGGCTACGGGCTCGGCGCCCTGGTGAAGACGGTCGAGGGCATGCCGTACGTGAACTTCCTCGCCGCCGGCATGGTCTGCTTCTCGAGCATGAACACCGCCAGCTTCGAAACCCTCTATTCCGCGTTCTCCCGCATGCATGTGCAGCGCACCTGGGAGGGGATCATGCATGCGCCGCTCACGCTCGACGATGTGGTGCTCGCCGAGATGATGTGGGCCGCGAGCAAGGCCGCCCTGTCGGGCACCGCGATCCTGCTGGTGGTGGCGCTGTTCGGCTTCACCACCAGCCCGGCCGCGCTCGCGGTGGTGCCGCTCATCTTCCTGATCGGGCTCACCTTCTCCGCCATGGGGCTGGTGGTCACCGCGCTGGCGCCCAATTACGACTTCTTCATGTACTACTTCACCCTGTTCATCACGCCCATGGCGCTGCTCTCCGGGGTGTTCTTCCCCCTCGACCAGCTGCCCGCGGCACTGCAGATCGGCGCGCAATTGCTGCCGCTGGCCCATGCGGTGGCGCTGGCCCGCCCGCTCATGCTCGGCGAGCTGCCCGGCGCGGTGCTGCCGCATCTGGCGGTGCTTGTCGCCTACGCCGCGGGCGCCTTCTGGCTGGCGGTGGCGCTGACCCGCCGGCGCCTGCTCACGTGA
- the queF gene encoding NADPH-dependent 7-cyano-7-deazaguanine reductase QueF (Catalyzes the NADPH-dependent reduction of 7-cyano-7-deazaguanine (preQ0) to 7-aminomethyl-7-deazaguanine (preQ1) in queuosine biosynthesis), protein MTDPTVPHGAEASPLGQASRYRNTYAPELLFPVPRAAKRAEIGIDAAALPFVGEDVWNAYELSWLNPRGKPVVAMGVFRVPAESPSLIESKSLKLYLNSFNGTACESMAAVEARIARDLSVAAGAPVRVSLQALDAVTREVATLPGECIDDLDIDVRDYRPAPQHLRADARAGEVSETLYSHLLKSNCLVTGQPDWATLYVRYSGAPIDRAGLLRYVVSFREHNEFHEQCVERVFVDLMRQCRPRELAVWARYTRRGGLDINPFRSHAPMASPPNGGDPRQ, encoded by the coding sequence ATGACCGACCCGACCGTGCCCCACGGTGCCGAAGCCTCGCCCCTGGGCCAGGCGTCGCGCTACCGCAACACCTATGCGCCCGAGCTGCTGTTCCCGGTGCCGCGCGCGGCCAAGCGCGCCGAGATCGGCATCGACGCCGCGGCGCTGCCCTTCGTCGGCGAGGACGTGTGGAATGCCTACGAGCTGTCCTGGCTCAACCCCCGGGGCAAGCCGGTGGTGGCCATGGGCGTGTTCCGGGTGCCGGCCGAATCGCCGAGCCTGATAGAGTCCAAGTCGCTCAAGCTGTACCTGAACAGCTTCAACGGCACCGCCTGCGAGTCGATGGCAGCGGTGGAGGCGCGCATCGCCCGGGATCTGTCGGTCGCCGCCGGAGCACCGGTGCGGGTATCGCTGCAGGCGCTCGATGCGGTGACGCGGGAGGTTGCCACCTTGCCCGGCGAATGCATCGACGATCTGGACATCGACGTTCGTGACTACCGGCCGGCGCCGCAGCATCTGCGCGCCGATGCGCGGGCGGGCGAGGTGAGCGAGACCCTGTATTCGCACCTGCTCAAATCCAATTGCCTGGTCACCGGCCAGCCGGACTGGGCCACGCTGTACGTACGCTACAGCGGCGCGCCCATCGATCGGGCCGGCCTGCTGCGCTACGTGGTGTCGTTTCGCGAGCACAACGAGTTCCACGAGCAATGCGTGGAGCGGGTCTTCGTGGATCTCATGCGCCAGTGCCGGCCGCGCGAACTGGCGGTGTGGGCCCGCTACACGCGGCGTGGCGGGCTCGACATCAATCCGTTTCGCAGCCATGCGCCAATGGCGTCGCCGCCCAACGGGGGCGATCCGCGCCAGTGA
- a CDS encoding glycine zipper 2TM domain-containing protein — protein MTNSTVRFALVSVLSLSLSLPALPVLADPPSHAPAHGWRKKHDPYYEGYQGYGGRHWERDYGVLEGRCSAEAVGAVVGGVIGGAVGSGIGEGDGRRIATVLGTVIGAVVGAQVARDITDLDRACIGHALELSQDRHRVVWTNPTTHLHYTLIPVRSFRADGLPCREFDLVTGEQRVRRAACHVGDGRWQMRR, from the coding sequence ATGACGAATTCGACCGTCCGTTTTGCCCTGGTCTCGGTATTGAGTCTGAGCTTGAGCCTGCCGGCCCTGCCCGTGCTGGCCGATCCGCCGTCGCATGCGCCGGCGCACGGCTGGCGCAAGAAGCACGATCCGTATTACGAAGGCTACCAGGGGTACGGCGGCCGGCACTGGGAACGCGACTACGGCGTGCTCGAAGGGCGTTGCAGCGCCGAGGCGGTCGGTGCGGTGGTCGGTGGCGTGATCGGCGGTGCGGTCGGATCCGGCATCGGCGAGGGGGACGGACGGCGCATCGCCACGGTGCTCGGCACCGTCATCGGCGCCGTCGTCGGTGCCCAGGTGGCGCGCGACATCACCGACCTGGATCGCGCCTGCATCGGTCATGCGCTGGAGTTGAGCCAGGACCGCCACCGGGTGGTGTGGACCAACCCGACCACGCATCTTCATTACACCTTGATCCCGGTGCGCAGCTTCCGCGCCGACGGGCTGCCGTGTCGGGAATTCGATCTCGTTACCGGCGAGCAGCGGGTCCGCCGCGCCGCCTGCCATGTGGGGGACGGGCGCTGGCAGATGCGCCGCTAG
- a CDS encoding DUF502 domain-containing protein, whose amino-acid sequence MKFLGKLFATGLLAVVPILATLYLLWWLFVTAESFFGRLLSRLVPEAFHFPGMGIALGVLILLGVGLLMRAWVFRALFHKIEDAVMAVPLVKSIYSAIRDFFGLVANDEGSDVLQVVAYTLPGTQARVIGFVTRRDFDGLPEGIAHPGDVAVYFPMSYQIGGYTAYLPADALEIIDMPREAAMRFAVTAGVNASGQNGRSR is encoded by the coding sequence GTGAAATTTCTCGGAAAACTCTTTGCCACCGGCCTGCTCGCCGTGGTCCCCATCCTTGCCACCCTGTACCTGCTGTGGTGGCTGTTCGTCACCGCCGAGAGCTTCTTCGGTCGGCTGCTCTCGCGCCTGGTGCCGGAAGCCTTCCACTTTCCCGGCATGGGCATCGCCCTGGGGGTGCTGATCCTGCTCGGGGTCGGGTTGCTGATGCGCGCCTGGGTGTTCCGCGCCCTGTTCCACAAGATCGAGGACGCGGTCATGGCCGTGCCGCTGGTCAAGTCGATCTACTCGGCGATCCGGGATTTCTTCGGCCTCGTGGCCAACGACGAGGGCAGCGACGTGCTGCAGGTGGTGGCCTACACGCTGCCGGGCACCCAGGCGCGGGTGATCGGCTTCGTCACCCGCCGCGACTTCGATGGCCTGCCCGAGGGCATCGCGCATCCCGGCGACGTGGCGGTCTACTTCCCCATGAGCTACCAGATCGGCGGCTACACCGCCTACCTGCCCGCCGACGCACTCGAGATCATCGACATGCCGCGCGAGGCGGCCATGCGCTTTGCGGTGACCGCCGGTGTCAATGCCAGCGGCCAGAACGGGCGCTCCCGCTAG
- a CDS encoding ATP-binding cassette domain-containing protein, with product MTGATLAIDGLVKRYGRQTVVDGVSLTVAPGECFALLGPNGAGKTTTLRCALGLSTPDAGRITLCGEPVPERAREARMHTGVVPQFDNLDPDFSCAENLEVFGRYFGIDRATMRARTPELLAFAGLEAKAEARIDALSGGMKRRLTLARALVNQPRLLVLDEPTTGLDPQARHLIWERLRRLTASGTSVLLTTHFMDEAERLAHRLAIMDHGRILANGTPREVIAAHIEPVVVEVHGDWPGGIAAWAQTHGHTLARRCELSADTAFCYTDDAGPLLAHLAEAGGLRYLHRPANLEDVFLKLTGRDLRD from the coding sequence ATGACGGGCGCGACGCTCGCCATCGATGGCCTGGTCAAACGCTATGGCCGGCAGACCGTGGTCGACGGCGTCTCCCTCACCGTGGCGCCCGGCGAATGCTTCGCCCTGCTCGGCCCCAACGGGGCCGGCAAGACCACGACCCTGCGCTGCGCACTGGGCCTGAGCACGCCCGACGCGGGTCGCATCACCCTGTGTGGCGAGCCGGTGCCCGAGCGCGCCCGCGAGGCACGCATGCACACCGGCGTGGTACCCCAGTTCGACAACCTCGACCCGGATTTCAGCTGCGCCGAGAACCTGGAGGTGTTCGGCCGCTACTTCGGCATCGACCGCGCCACCATGCGCGCCCGGACCCCCGAGCTGCTCGCCTTCGCCGGCCTGGAGGCCAAGGCGGAGGCCCGCATCGACGCCCTCTCCGGCGGCATGAAGCGGCGCCTGACGCTGGCGCGCGCGCTGGTCAACCAGCCGCGCCTGCTGGTGCTCGACGAACCCACCACCGGGCTCGATCCACAGGCGCGCCATCTCATCTGGGAGCGCCTGCGACGCCTGACCGCCTCGGGCACCAGCGTGCTGCTGACCACCCATTTCATGGACGAAGCCGAGCGCCTCGCCCACCGCCTGGCCATCATGGACCACGGCCGCATCCTCGCCAACGGCACGCCGCGCGAAGTCATCGCTGCCCATATCGAACCGGTGGTGGTCGAGGTTCATGGCGACTGGCCCGGCGGCATCGCCGCCTGGGCGCAGACCCACGGCCACACACTCGCCCGGCGCTGCGAACTGAGCGCGGACACGGCGTTCTGCTACACCGACGACGCCGGGCCGCTGCTGGCACATCTGGCGGAGGCCGGGGGCCTGCGCTATCTGCACCGCCCCGCCAACCTGGAAGACGTCTTCCTCAAGCTCACCGGTCGCGATCTGCGCGACTGA
- a CDS encoding glutathione S-transferase: MKLTASPTSPFARKIRILLAEKRIAFDLVEDSPWESDSGVPEINPLGKVPVLETDEGEVFFDSPVIAGYIEALDLPPHFIPGDAMAAVRVRQTEALADGILDAALLIRLESLRPTSAQMQDTAARQGAKIERGLQALEARLQTGHWFHEDKLSLADIAVGCALEYLDFRLPELGWRDLHPRLADFAARIGRRPSFVATRPHS; the protein is encoded by the coding sequence ATGAAACTGACCGCCTCCCCCACCAGCCCCTTCGCCCGCAAGATCCGCATCCTGCTGGCCGAGAAGCGCATCGCCTTCGACCTGGTCGAGGACTCCCCATGGGAGTCCGACTCCGGCGTGCCGGAAATCAACCCGCTGGGCAAGGTGCCCGTGCTCGAGACCGACGAGGGCGAGGTGTTCTTCGACAGCCCGGTCATCGCCGGCTACATCGAGGCGCTCGATCTGCCACCTCACTTCATCCCCGGCGACGCGATGGCCGCCGTGCGGGTGCGCCAGACCGAGGCGCTGGCCGACGGCATCCTCGACGCCGCGCTGCTCATCCGCCTCGAATCGCTGCGGCCGACGAGCGCGCAGATGCAGGACACCGCCGCCCGCCAAGGGGCCAAGATCGAGCGCGGCCTGCAGGCGCTGGAGGCGCGCCTGCAAACCGGCCACTGGTTCCATGAAGACAAGCTCTCGCTGGCGGACATCGCGGTCGGCTGCGCCCTCGAATACCTCGATTTCCGGCTCCCGGAGCTGGGTTGGCGTGACCTCCACCCGCGCCTGGCCGACTTCGCGGCCCGGATCGGCCGGCGCCCGAGCTTCGTCGCCACGCGGCCCCATTCCTGA
- a CDS encoding alpha/beta hydrolase produces the protein MSQRPTESALLNGPDGAIEVLIDTPGNARGIALVAHPHPLFGGTNTNKVAHTLARAFRDLGYATIRPNFRGVGKSEGAHDHGQAETEDLLAVVAWAQSRWGTLPLALGGFSFGGFVQTRVARRLSEGVTPVGRMVLVGVASGEVTGARTYQTEAVPKGTLVIHGEADETVPLANVLDWARPQELPVIVVPGADHFFHGRLHLLRDLIAERWAPL, from the coding sequence ATGAGCCAGCGACCCACCGAATCGGCCCTGCTCAACGGCCCCGACGGCGCCATCGAGGTACTGATCGACACCCCCGGAAACGCACGCGGCATCGCCCTCGTCGCCCATCCGCACCCACTGTTCGGCGGCACCAACACCAACAAGGTGGCGCACACCCTGGCGCGCGCCTTCCGCGATCTGGGCTATGCCACCATCCGCCCCAATTTTCGTGGCGTGGGCAAAAGCGAGGGCGCGCATGACCATGGCCAGGCCGAGACCGAGGACCTGCTCGCCGTGGTCGCCTGGGCGCAGTCGCGCTGGGGCACGCTGCCGCTGGCCCTGGGCGGCTTTTCCTTCGGCGGCTTCGTACAGACCCGGGTCGCCCGGCGCCTGTCCGAGGGGGTCACGCCGGTCGGGCGCATGGTGCTGGTCGGCGTGGCCAGCGGCGAGGTCACCGGCGCGCGCACGTACCAGACCGAAGCGGTCCCCAAGGGCACGCTGGTGATCCATGGCGAAGCGGACGAGACGGTGCCGCTCGCCAACGTGCTCGACTGGGCCCGCCCCCAGGAACTGCCCGTGATCGTGGTGCCCGGGGCCGACCATTTCTTCCACGGCCGCCTGCATCTGCTGCGCGATCTGATCGCGGAACGCTGGGCCCCGCTCTAG
- a CDS encoding (2Fe-2S) ferredoxin domain-containing protein, with product MSYFKHHVFFCCNQREPGDTCCNDRGASDMQKYAKERIARLGLKGKGKIRINKAGCLDRCDDGPVLVVYPDDVWYTFVDQSDIDEIIDEHLVGGRIVERLRI from the coding sequence ATGAGCTATTTCAAGCATCACGTTTTTTTCTGCTGCAACCAGCGCGAACCGGGCGATACCTGCTGCAACGACCGCGGCGCGAGCGACATGCAGAAGTACGCCAAGGAACGGATCGCCAGACTCGGCCTCAAGGGCAAGGGGAAGATCCGCATCAACAAGGCCGGCTGCCTCGATCGCTGCGACGACGGGCCGGTGCTGGTGGTGTACCCGGACGACGTCTGGTACACCTTCGTTGACCAATCCGACATCGACGAGATCATCGACGAGCATCTGGTGGGCGGTCGCATCGTCGAGCGCCTGCGCATCTGA
- a CDS encoding VanZ family protein gives MRAATQLPRYLALAYALLIAYACLHPFTGWQPTGLPWFDYLTAPWPRYYRGLDIVLNVLGFLPFGFVLAAACPVRWPRPAAVLLTFVVSTVLSLSLETLQTLLPSRVASNVDLGANALGALIGAGFGATWGRRLFATGGWLHQWHEHRLIGGHLGDLGVVLIGLWLLAQLSPETLLFGQGDIRRLFDMPAPLPFSPERFMRLEAAIVATNVLAIGLITRSMLQRFSLTVPVVVLLGLGARTLAGASFYVPGRPWLWLTPGATAGLAAGAALLVLAMLLPRVLRHTLAAVALLAGTVLVNVAPENPYLLFNQTLISEGHFLNFNGLTQLVASAWPFLALAYLSTLNLLRSGAR, from the coding sequence GTGCGCGCTGCCACCCAACTGCCCCGTTACCTCGCACTCGCCTATGCGCTGCTGATCGCGTACGCCTGCCTGCATCCGTTCACCGGCTGGCAACCGACCGGGCTGCCCTGGTTCGACTATCTCACCGCCCCGTGGCCACGCTACTACCGCGGGCTGGACATCGTACTCAACGTGCTCGGCTTCCTGCCCTTCGGCTTCGTGCTCGCCGCCGCCTGCCCGGTGCGCTGGCCGCGACCGGCGGCGGTGCTGCTGACCTTCGTCGTCAGCACGGTGCTGAGCCTGTCGCTGGAGACCCTGCAGACCCTGCTGCCCAGCCGCGTCGCCTCCAACGTGGACCTGGGGGCCAACGCCCTCGGCGCCCTCATCGGTGCCGGCTTCGGCGCCACCTGGGGCCGGCGCCTGTTCGCCACCGGCGGCTGGCTGCACCAGTGGCATGAGCATCGCCTGATCGGCGGCCATCTGGGCGACCTCGGCGTGGTCCTCATCGGCCTGTGGCTGCTCGCCCAGCTCTCCCCCGAGACCCTGCTGTTCGGCCAGGGCGACATCCGCCGCCTGTTCGACATGCCGGCGCCACTGCCTTTCAGCCCGGAACGCTTCATGCGCCTCGAGGCCGCCATCGTCGCCACCAACGTGCTCGCCATCGGGCTCATCACGCGCAGCATGCTGCAGCGCTTTTCGCTGACGGTGCCGGTGGTCGTCCTCCTCGGACTCGGGGCGCGCACCCTCGCCGGGGCCAGCTTCTACGTGCCGGGCCGCCCCTGGCTGTGGCTCACCCCCGGCGCCACCGCCGGCCTCGCGGCCGGCGCGGCACTGCTCGTGCTCGCCATGCTGCTGCCCCGCGTGCTGCGTCACACCCTGGCGGCGGTGGCATTGCTGGCCGGCACCGTGCTGGTCAACGTCGCCCCCGAAAACCCCTACCTGCTCTTCAACCAGACGCTCATCAGCGAAGGGCATTTCCTCAATTTCAACGGTCTGACCCAGTTGGTGGCGAGCGCCTGGCCCTTCCTCGCCCTGGCCTACCTCAGCACCCTCAACCTGTTGCGCAGCGGCGCACGCTGA
- the ubiT gene encoding ubiquinone anaerobic biosynthesis accessory factor UbiT, which translates to MRPLPEFKLPSLVARVGTRLPQWPQTLALVTGLNLALDRILPTDELAPLTGKRLQLNVSDLGLHLRYTFNGRRFRARFDRTAADLTLSAQLRDYLALALREEDPDTLFFSRRLCMEGNTDLGLLVKNTLDAVDWDALLARLPAARHLRGSHPG; encoded by the coding sequence ATGCGCCCCCTGCCCGAATTCAAGCTCCCATCCCTGGTCGCCCGCGTCGGCACCCGGCTGCCCCAGTGGCCCCAGACCCTGGCGCTGGTCACCGGCCTCAACCTCGCCCTCGACCGCATCCTGCCCACCGACGAGCTCGCGCCCCTGACCGGCAAGCGCCTGCAGCTGAACGTCTCGGATCTGGGCCTGCACCTGCGCTACACCTTCAACGGCCGGCGCTTCCGCGCCCGTTTCGACCGCACGGCCGCCGACCTGACCCTCAGCGCGCAACTGCGCGACTATCTCGCCCTCGCGCTGCGCGAGGAGGACCCGGACACCCTGTTCTTCAGCCGCCGCCTGTGCATGGAAGGCAATACCGACCTGGGCCTGCTGGTCAAGAACACCCTCGATGCGGTGGACTGGGATGCGCTGCTGGCGCGGCTTCCCGCCGCCAGGCACCTGCGGGGATCGCACCCGGGCTGA
- a CDS encoding U32 family peptidase: MKLALGPHQYYWPRQAMLAFYASIADTPVDIVYLGESVCSRRHELRLDDWLDVAAMLTAAGKEVVLSSLVLIESESDLKTLRRLVGQAEFCVEANDMAAVSLLDAAGRDDWVAGPTLNIFNPQTLALMQSMGARRWVMPPEMSREAAVALRAGCATPPELEVTAYGRLPLAYSARCFTARHFNLQKDTCEFRCLGHTDGLRLRTREGNPFLTLNGIQTQSARIHNLLADLPSLQAADAQVLRLLPQGDDMIGIIDLFHQAVQGTLSGPTAFERSRALMTDEACNGFWHGRAGVEQYVRT; encoded by the coding sequence ATGAAACTCGCGCTCGGCCCGCACCAGTACTACTGGCCCCGCCAGGCGATGCTCGCCTTCTATGCGTCGATCGCCGATACCCCGGTCGACATCGTCTACCTGGGCGAATCGGTGTGTTCGCGCCGCCATGAACTGCGCCTCGACGACTGGCTCGACGTCGCCGCCATGCTCACCGCGGCGGGCAAGGAGGTGGTGCTCTCCTCGCTGGTGCTGATCGAATCGGAGTCGGACCTCAAGACCCTGCGGCGCCTCGTCGGCCAGGCCGAATTTTGCGTCGAGGCCAACGACATGGCAGCGGTGAGCCTGCTCGATGCCGCCGGTCGCGACGACTGGGTGGCCGGCCCGACGCTCAATATCTTCAATCCGCAGACCCTGGCCCTGATGCAGTCCATGGGCGCGCGCCGCTGGGTGATGCCGCCCGAGATGTCACGCGAGGCCGCCGTTGCACTGCGGGCCGGCTGCGCCACGCCCCCCGAGCTCGAGGTCACCGCCTACGGCCGCCTGCCGCTGGCCTACTCGGCGCGCTGCTTCACCGCGCGCCATTTCAACCTGCAGAAGGACACCTGCGAGTTCCGCTGCCTGGGCCATACCGACGGCCTGCGCCTGCGCACCCGCGAGGGCAACCCCTTCCTCACCCTGAACGGCATCCAGACCCAGTCGGCGCGCATCCACAACCTGCTCGCCGACCTGCCCTCGCTCCAGGCGGCCGACGCGCAGGTGCTGCGTCTGTTGCCCCAGGGCGACGACATGATCGGAATCATCGACCTGTTCCACCAGGCGGTGCAGGGCACCCTGTCCGGCCCGACCGCCTTCGAGCGCAGCCGGGCGCTGATGACCGACGAGGCGTGCAACGGCTTCTGGCACGGCCGTGCCGGCGTCGAACAATACGTCAGAACCTGA